The following proteins are co-located in the Canis aureus isolate CA01 chromosome X, VMU_Caureus_v.1.0, whole genome shotgun sequence genome:
- the LPAR4 gene encoding lysophosphatidic acid receptor 4: protein MGDRRFIDFQFQDLNSSFRPRLGNATANNTCIVDDSFKYNLNGAVYSVVFILGLITNSASLFVFCFRMKKRSETAIFITNLALSDLLFVCTLPFKIFYNFNRHWPFGDTLCKISGTAFLTNIYGSMLFLTCISVDRFLAIVYPFRSRTIRTRRNSAIVCAGVWILVLSGGISASLFSTTNVNNATTTCFEGFSKRVWKTYLSKITIFIEVVGFIIPLILNVSCSSVVLRTLRKPATLSQIGTNKKKVLKMITVHMAVFVVCFVPYNSVLFLYALVRSQAITNCLLERFAKIMYPITLCLATLNCCFDPFIYYFTLESFQKSFYINTHLKMESLFKTETPLTTKPSLPAIQEEVSDQTTHNGGELMLESTF, encoded by the coding sequence atgggtGACAGAAGATTCATTGACTTTCAGTTTCAAGATTTAAATTCAAGCTTCAGACCCAGGTTGGGCAATGCTACTGCCAATAATACTTGCATTGTTGATGATTCCTTCAAGTATAATCTGAATGGTGCTGTCTACAGTGTTGTATTCATCCTGGGTCTGATAACCAACAGTGCCTCTCTGTTTGTCTTCTGCTTCCGCATGAAAAAGAGAAGTGAGACTGCTATTTTCATCACCAATCTAGCCCTTTCTGATTTGCTCTTTGTTTGCACTCtacctttcaaaatattttacaatttcaaCCGTCACTGGCCTTTTGGTGACACCCTTTGCAAGATCTCTGGGACTGCATTCCTCACCAACATCTATGGGAGCATGCTGTTCCTCACCTGTATTAGTGTGGATCGTTTCCTGGCCATTGTCTATCCCTTCCGATCTCGTACCATTAGGACAAGGAGGAATTCTGCCATTGTGTGTGCTGGAGTCTGGATCCTAGTCCTCAGTGGTGGTATTTCAGCCTCTTTGTTCTCCACCACTAATGTCAACAATGCAACTACCACCTGCTTTGAGGGCTTCTCCAAACGTGTCTGGAAGACTTATCTGTCCAAGATCACCATATTTATTGAAGTTGTTGGTTTCATCATTCCTCTGATATTGAATGTCTCTTGCTCTTCTGTGGTGCTAAGAACCCTACGCAAGCCTGCTACACTGTCTCAAATTGGGACCAATAAGAAAAAAGTGCTGAAGATGATCACAGTGCATATGGCAGTCTTTGTGGTATGCTTTGTACCCTATAATTCTGTCCTCTTCCTGTATGCCCTAGTGCGCTCCCAAGCCATTACCAATTGTTTATTGGAAAGATTTGCAAAGATTATGTACCCAATCACCTTGTGCCTTGCAACTCTGAACTGTTGCTTTGACCCTTTTATCTATTACTTCACCCTTGAGTCTTTTCAGAAGTCCTTCTACATCAATACCCACCTCAAGATGGAGTCCTTGTTTAAGACTGAAACACCTCTGACCACAAAGCCTTCCCTTCCAGCTATTCAAGAAGAAGTTAGTGATCAAACAACACATAATGGTGGTGAATTGATGCTAGAATCCACCTTTTAG